ACCTCGACGACGAGGCCTACACCGAGGCCTGCGTGGCCGACCTGAACCAGGTCTTCGACATGATGACGTCCGGTGACGTGGCGGCCATGATTGCCGAACCCATCCAGGGAGTCGGCGGGTTCGCCACCCCACCGGACGGCTTCTTTGGTGCCATGAAGAAGGAGCTGGACAACCGCGGGGTCCTGTTCATCTCGGACGAGGTACAGACTGGCTGGGGCCGGACGGGCGAAAACTTCTGGGGCTACCAGGCCCACGGGATGACACCGGACATCTTGACCTTTGCCAAGGGGGTCGGCAACGGCCTGGCCCTCGGCGGCGTGGTGGCGGGCGCGGAGCTGATGGACTCACTGCCCGGCAACTCCATCTCCACCTTCGGCGGCAACCCGATGAGCAGCGTGGGCGCCCTGGCAACCATCCGCTACATGCTGGAACACGACACCCAAGGCCACGCGCTGGCCATGGGTGAACGCCTGGCTGGCCACCTACGGCCCGCCGTCGAGGCGTCTGCGGTGGTGGCCGAGTTGCGGGGCAAGGGCCTGATGCTGGCGATTGAGACGGTCCAGGCCGGATCGCTGGAACCCGACAGCGGGGTCGCCGGCCGGATCATGGAGCAGGCACGTGCCGCCGGTCTGCTGATTGGCAAGGGTGGCCTATATGGCAACGTGCTGCGCATCGCCCCTCCCATGACCGTCACCGAGGCAGAGATAGACGAGGCGGCGGACGTGCTGGTACGCATCATCGAGGGGCTTGGCTGAGGCGGGCCCGGACCGCGACAAGGGACCTGAAGGGGGAACCATGACGACGCTCATCAAGAACGGAACGGTGGTCAGTGCCACGGGACGCCACGCCGCCGAGGTGCTGGTGGACGGCACGACGATCGCGGCGGTG
This region of Acidimicrobiales bacterium genomic DNA includes:
- a CDS encoding aspartate aminotransferase family protein gives rise to the protein MELPMTTNAELLERHRAVLPDWLSLYYDPPISFDHGEGRHVFDVEGTRYLDFFGGILTTSLGYNIPEITEAVRAQAPKTFHTSTLYLSEPMIELAELIAGLSGIPDAKVFFTTSGTEANDAALLLATVSRRSNQVLALRNSYHGRSFTTIAITAQRSWSPTSVSGLSVNYVHGGYRLRSPFRDLDDEAYTEACVADLNQVFDMMTSGDVAAMIAEPIQGVGGFATPPDGFFGAMKKELDNRGVLFISDEVQTGWGRTGENFWGYQAHGMTPDILTFAKGVGNGLALGGVVAGAELMDSLPGNSISTFGGNPMSSVGALATIRYMLEHDTQGHALAMGERLAGHLRPAVEASAVVAELRGKGLMLAIETVQAGSLEPDSGVAGRIMEQARAAGLLIGKGGLYGNVLRIAPPMTVTEAEIDEAADVLVRIIEGLG